Genomic segment of Myxococcales bacterium:
TTGAAGAAAATACCCACCCTGGTCAAATCGTAGGGTTCTCTCCACCCGAAGGCACGGTTCCCCTGGGATGGGGTGCGGTCCCGGATCTCGCCAGCATGACCATGGCGGAGCAAGACAAACTACCCAATACGGTTCCCGCGACCCTGCAGTCCCTGAAGCGCGGCGAAGTGTTGTTCCACCAGTACTGCGAGACGTGCCACGGACCAGAAGGCTTGGGCGACGGCCCCTTGGCGGGTCCGCCCTTCGGCACGGACGGGCCTTTCGGCATGGTTCTCCCCGTAGGTGGGCCGACGAGCATGGCCAAACTCTTCAGCGACGGTCATATCTACACCACGATCTCCAACGGTCGCGGACGCATGCCCAATTACAATCGGATCCCGCCCCATGAACGTTGGGATCTCGTCAACTTCCTGCGCGACCTGAATGGTCAGGGAGGCCGCTCGTGAGTTCCGCCGCAAAAGAACTGGAAGTCGCCTATTCGCGGAGTCTGCCCCAGCCCCTGACCTCGATCTGCGCGTTCCTGGCGCTGGTCGGAGTCATTGCATTCGTCGTCGCGCTGGCGACCGATCCGCAGGTGGCCTGGCTCGCGTATCACGCAAACTTCATCTACTTCCTCGCGCTGTCCCTGGGTGGGTTGGCCTTTGCCGCCATCATGGTGGTGGTGAGTGCCAACTGGCCCGGCCCGCTGCGTCGCATGTTCGAAGCACTGGCGGCCTGGGTGCCGATCTCCTTCGTCCTCGCCTGCATCGGCTACTTTGGTGGGGACTACCTCTTCGAGTGGAAGCGCGAAGGTGCAGTTCACGGCAAGGAGGTTTGGCTCAACACGACCCGGGTTTATGGAACGGACCTGTTCATTCTGGGTGTACTCGCCCTGTCGACGGTGTGGTTCCTCAAGGTTTCGAACCGCCCCATGCTCAAGGGCCTCGCCGACAATCTCGACGGTAAGGCCACGGGCTTTGCCCAGAACA
This window contains:
- a CDS encoding cytochrome c; the encoded protein is MSSEMQTSSRRRSRGNGSGLRLGFIFLVLPLSFGCWEQVDDGHWFPQMKRQITVQAFEENTHPGQIVGFSPPEGTVPLGWGAVPDLASMTMAEQDKLPNTVPATLQSLKRGEVLFHQYCETCHGPEGLGDGPLAGPPFGTDGPFGMVLPVGGPTSMAKLFSDGHIYTTISNGRGRMPNYNRIPPHERWDLVNFLRDLNGQGGRS